ATGTTATCGCCAATCAGGCTCGCTGGATGTCGCTGAAGACATGTTGGCGTTGGCGGCGGCGCGCGAAAGTGGTTTCGCTGAAATTTACCGGGAGCAAGGCGCTATCTATGAACTGAAGGGTGACACCCGTTCTGCGGCGCAGGCTTATAATAAATATTTAGGCCTCTCGCCAAACGCTCTGGATCGTGCTGAAATAGAAAACAAAATTTTACGGCTCGGCAACTAAGGAAGGCATCGGAGGAATTTAGCCATGGGAATCGGCGACAAAATGAGAGGGTTGGCTTCAAGCGCACAAGAAGGAGCCAAATCATCGGCTCTGTCTTTATTTCATATTACTTTGCGTTTTATCACAGGCGTCCTTCTTGGAATGACCTTGGGCTTTATTGGTCAAGAGTTGATGGACTATGGAACTTTTGCTCTTCTTTTTGTGATTGTGGTGGTTTTAGGCGTGATCATGAAAATGTTGGCGAGCTGGAGTATTGCGCAAATTTTGATCTTTGATCTGATCTGCGTTCTTGTAGTGATGCTTCTTAGAATGTATATATTGGTGGCCCCGTAACGGCCGGGCGAATGGGATTTTTTAGTAAAGGACGTTGAACATGATTGATATTAAACTTCTTGAGAGAAAAGCAGAGAGCGGACCATCTTACTTCGATGAATACAAGCAAGGGTTGATCAATCGTGGTGCCTCGACAGACGTTCTTGATCAAATTATGGAGCTTAATAAAAAGCGTAAAGAGTTGATCACTCAAGCTGAGACCGCAAAGGCGAATCAAAATAAATTGAGCGGCGAAATTGGCAAGCTTAAGCGCGAAGGCAAAGACGCGTCTGCGATTTTAGCCGAAGTGGATACGTTAAAATCTCAAGTGAAAGAATTGGAAGCGAAAGCTGCGGAGGCAGATCAACAGGTGACGAACTTGGCGCTGATCATTCCGAACAAGCCCAATGCGTCTGTTCCCGTGGGAGCTTCTGCTGACGAAAATAAAGAAATCAAAGTCGTTGGAACTCCGACAAAGTTTTCTTTTAAAGCGAAAGAACACTGGGAGCTCGGCGAAGCTTTGAATATCATCGACTTTGAAAGAGCCGGCAAAACAACAGGAACGCGTTTCGCCTTCTTGAAAGGTGCTGCCGCTCAGATGGAGCGCGCATTGATCCAACTTATGATGGATTTGCACTCTGCCAAGCATGGCTATACAGAGATGATTCCGCCGTTCATGGTGAATAGTAATAGCTTGCTCGGCACGGGGAATTTCCCGAAATTTAAAGAAGACGTTTTCCACTTGGAAGGGTCTGATCTTTATTTGATTCCAACGGCTGAAGTGCCTGTGACGAACTACTTCAACAATGAGATTTTGGATGAAAAAGATCTTCCGAAGAGTTTCTGTGCTTACTCTCCATGCTTCCGCTCTGAAGCAGGAAGTGCAGGCCGAGACACGAAAGGTTTGATCCGCCAGCATCAGTTCGACAAAGTGGAGTTGATGACGTTCTGTCATCCGGATAAATCTTATGAAGTTCACGAGGCTTTGACGTCTCATGCGGAACAAGTTTTGATCAACTTGGAGCTTCCATTCCGTCGCATGCTTCTGTGCACAGGTGATATGGGTTTTGGATCCGCAAAAACTTATGATTTGGAAGTATGGCTTCCGGGACAGAATGCTTACCGCGAGATCAGCTCATGTTCGAACTTTGAGGATTTCCAAGCCCGTCGTGCAAACATCCGTTTCCGCACGGCTGGAGGAAAACCTCAGTTTGTTCATACATTGAACGGCTCTGCCCTCGCAGTAGGCAGAACCTTGGTGGCTATACTAGAAAACTACCAACGCGAAGACGGCTCTGTCGCAATCCCAAAAGCTCTGCAAAGCTACATGGGCGGCAAAACCGAAATCCGCTAAAAAAGGTGCCTGCTTGTTTTTTCTGGCTACAATGCGTTAAGCTTAACAACTGCTTGAAGTCTCTCGTCAAAACCCATAAAACGGTCGACGGAGAGTTGGTAGAGTGGTTGAATACACCAGTCTTGAAAACTGGCAGGCCTTCGCGGGCCTCGAGGGTTCGAATCCCTCACTCTCCGCCATTTAAAAAAGCCGCTTTGAAGCGGCTTTTTTCATTTTAACTCCTTTAAACTATCTTCGAGCAGGTTGAACTACGGATTGTTTTTTTGCGGCCGCAAACTGTTCTTCTGTGGAGCCCTTCAACGCACCCGTGGAAGCTTTGCCGTCCATGACAGTTTGTAACACTTGATCGAAGTAACCGGTGCCAACCTCCGCTTGGTGTTTGACGGCCGTGTAGCCGTGTTGCGCGGCTGCGAATTCTTTATCCTGTAGGTCCACATACGCGGTCATGCCTTCTTCGGCGTAGCGATGAGCCAAATCAAAAGTGTAGTAATTAACAAGATGCCATCCCGCCAACGTGATGAATTGAAATTTGTATCCCAGTGAACCTAAGCGCGCTTGGAAATCTGCGATGTCATCGTCGTTCAAATGCATTTTCCAATTGAACGAAGGGGAGCAATTGTAAGCGAGAATTTTTCCCGGATACTTTTTGTGAATCTCACGGGCAAAGAGTTCGGCCTCCTTCATATCTGGTTTGGAAGTTTCAAACCATAGAACATCCGCCCAAGGAGCGTAAGCTAAAGCGCGAGCGATCGCATGCTCGATGCCGCCTTTGATGACATAATATCCTTCGGGAGTTCTTTCGCCGGTAAGAAATTTTTTATCGGCCGGATCGATATCTGAAGTCATGAGAGTCGCGCTTAAGGCATCTGTGCGGGCGACAATCACAGTCGGCACGTCTAAAACATCCGAAGCAAGACGAGCAGCTTGCAGCGTACGTGTGAATGAACTTGTCGGAACTAAAACTTTTCCAGCGAGATGCCCGCATTTTTTTTCAGCTGCGAGCTGATCCTCAAAGTGAACGCCAGACGCGCCGGCTTCAATCATCGCTTTCATAAGTTCGAAGGCATGCAATGGTCCGCCGAACCCCGCTTCCGCATCGGCAATAATAGGAGCATACCAATCAAGACCTTTAACATCCTCGTTGGATTGATTCGCGATTTGATCCGCGCGCATGAAAGCATTATTAATTCTGCGCACAAGAGTCGGCACGGAGTTGCAGGGGTAAAGACTTTGATCAGGATACGTGCTTCCGGAAAGATTGGCGTCGGCGGCAACCTGCCAACCGCTAAGATAAATTGATTTCAAACCTGCCTTCACCATTTGTACGGCTTGGGCTCCAGTCATCGCGCCGAAGGTATTTAGATAGCCTTCGCCGTTCAAAGATTTCCAAAGTTTTCTAGAACCCAAATCCGCGATCGTGTGTTTAATCGGAATGGTTGTGCGCAGTCGAACGACGTCCTCCGCAGAATAATTTCTTTGGATTCCTTTCCAACGTTCATCTGTTTTCCACGTCTCATTAAGCTGGCGAGACTGAAGGTCCTTGTTTAAAATCATGAGCGGCTCCTTTAAGATATGTTTGATTTAAAATTTCGT
This region of Bdellovibrio sp. 22V genomic DNA includes:
- the serS gene encoding serine--tRNA ligase codes for the protein MIDIKLLERKAESGPSYFDEYKQGLINRGASTDVLDQIMELNKKRKELITQAETAKANQNKLSGEIGKLKREGKDASAILAEVDTLKSQVKELEAKAAEADQQVTNLALIIPNKPNASVPVGASADENKEIKVVGTPTKFSFKAKEHWELGEALNIIDFERAGKTTGTRFAFLKGAAAQMERALIQLMMDLHSAKHGYTEMIPPFMVNSNSLLGTGNFPKFKEDVFHLEGSDLYLIPTAEVPVTNYFNNEILDEKDLPKSFCAYSPCFRSEAGSAGRDTKGLIRQHQFDKVELMTFCHPDKSYEVHEALTSHAEQVLINLELPFRRMLLCTGDMGFGSAKTYDLEVWLPGQNAYREISSCSNFEDFQARRANIRFRTAGGKPQFVHTLNGSALAVGRTLVAILENYQREDGSVAIPKALQSYMGGKTEIR
- the aceA gene encoding isocitrate lyase translates to MILNKDLQSRQLNETWKTDERWKGIQRNYSAEDVVRLRTTIPIKHTIADLGSRKLWKSLNGEGYLNTFGAMTGAQAVQMVKAGLKSIYLSGWQVAADANLSGSTYPDQSLYPCNSVPTLVRRINNAFMRADQIANQSNEDVKGLDWYAPIIADAEAGFGGPLHAFELMKAMIEAGASGVHFEDQLAAEKKCGHLAGKVLVPTSSFTRTLQAARLASDVLDVPTVIVARTDALSATLMTSDIDPADKKFLTGERTPEGYYVIKGGIEHAIARALAYAPWADVLWFETSKPDMKEAELFAREIHKKYPGKILAYNCSPSFNWKMHLNDDDIADFQARLGSLGYKFQFITLAGWHLVNYYTFDLAHRYAEEGMTAYVDLQDKEFAAAQHGYTAVKHQAEVGTGYFDQVLQTVMDGKASTGALKGSTEEQFAAAKKQSVVQPARR